The genomic interval GGAGACCGGCAGGAAGTAGCGCGCCGAGAGCGCGAAGTAGGCGGCGGACCCGCCGAGCACCTCCGTGACGCGCCCGGCCGGGGTCTCGATCGTGTCGAGGCCGATCGAGCCGACGACCGCGATCGCCACGGCTACATCGTCTCCGGCGCGCTCACGCCGAGGAGGTGGAGCCCGCGGCGGAGGACCACGCCCGTCGCGCGGGTGAGAAGGAGCCTGGCCGCCGTCCGCTCGGCATCGGCGGTGACGACGCGATGTTGATGATAAAACGAATGAAAGCGAGCCGCTAAGTCCTTGAGATAAGCCGGGATCCGATGTGGCTCCCGGCTCCTGGCCGCGGCGGCCACGAGGGACGGAAATCCGGCCAGGCCGCGGAGTAGCGTCTCCGTCTCCGGCTCCGTGAGGAGATCGAGCTTGGCCTTCCCGGGATCCGGCTCGGGGACTCCCTGCTCCTTGGCATAGGCGAGCACGTGGGCGATCCGGGCGTGGGCATACTGAACGTAGAAGACCGGATTCTCTTCGGTGCGGCGAACCGCGAGCTCGAGGTCGAAGTCCATGGGGCTCTCGGCCCGCCTCATCAAAAAGAAGAACCGCGCGGCGTCCACGCCGACCTCGTCGATGAGCTCGCGCAGGGTGATGAACTCGCCGGACCGCTTCGACATCTTGACGACCTCTCCGGCGCGAAGAAGCCGGACCCACTGGATCATGATCACGTCGAAGCGATCGCGGGGCCACCCCAGCGCCTCGATGACCCCTTCCATCCGCGCGACGTGGCCGTGGTGGTCGGGACCCAGGAGATCGATCAGCCGGTCGAAGCCGCGCGAGAACTTGTCGTTGTGATAGGCCGCGTCCGCGAGGAAGTAGGTGGGCTCCCCGTTCGACCGCACGACGACGCGGTCCTCCTGGTCCCCGAACTGGGTCGAGCGGAACCAGAGCGCGCCGTCGCGCTGTTCCAGAAGCCTTTGTTCGTGGAGCCGGTTCCGGGCCGCGTCGACCGCGCCGCCGCGGTGAAGCTCGCTCTCCCGCATCCAGCGGTCGATGCGGGCTCCGAACCGCTCGAGCTCCGCCTTCTGGACCTCGAGCATCCGATCGATACCCCACGCGCCGAACTTGAGGCGCTGATCCCGCTCGGGAAGCTCGAGCCACCCGCGCCCGGTAGCTAGGTCGAGCTCCTTGACGAGCTCGGCGACGTAATCGCCGGAGTATCCCTCTTCGGGAACCGGGGGCGCCGTGGCGCCGATCGACTCCGCGAATCGCGTCCGGATCGACGCCCCGAAGAGCTCGGCCTGGAGTCCCCAGTCGTTGCAGTAGAACTCGCCGGCCGCGCGCCAACCCGCGGCGTTCAGGATCCGGATCAGCGTGTCCCCGATGCTCGCGGCGCGCGCGCTCACCACGTTCAAGGGACCGGTGGGATTGGCGCTGACGTACTCGACCAGCACCTTCTCGCCGCCTCCGGCCTCGCTCGCGCCGTAGGTGTCGGGCCCGGCCAGGATCTTCCGCACCGTGTCTTGAAGCCACGCGGGAGCGAGCCGAAAGTTCAGGAACCCCGCGCCGGCGGTCTCGACCGCGGTCACGACCCTGGGATCGACCTCGAGGGCTTCGATCAGGGACTTCGCGACGTC from Candidatus Eisenbacteria bacterium carries:
- a CDS encoding arginine--tRNA ligase, which produces MHARGSTTSSISSGAMPIVKSWPIEGYLIDRLHAAIGKAGLALPEGVPVEVEVPREAGHGDWASNVALTLAKSARRPPRDVAKSLIEALEVDPRVVTAVETAGAGFLNFRLAPAWLQDTVRKILAGPDTYGASEAGGGEKVLVEYVSANPTGPLNVVSARAASIGDTLIRILNAAGWRAAGEFYCNDWGLQAELFGASIRTRFAESIGATAPPVPEEGYSGDYVAELVKELDLATGRGWLELPERDQRLKFGAWGIDRMLEVQKAELERFGARIDRWMRESELHRGGAVDAARNRLHEQRLLEQRDGALWFRSTQFGDQEDRVVVRSNGEPTYFLADAAYHNDKFSRGFDRLIDLLGPDHHGHVARMEGVIEALGWPRDRFDVIMIQWVRLLRAGEVVKMSKRSGEFITLRELIDEVGVDAARFFFLMRRAESPMDFDLELAVRRTEENPVFYVQYAHARIAHVLAYAKEQGVPEPDPGKAKLDLLTEPETETLLRGLAGFPSLVAAAARSREPHRIPAYLKDLAARFHSFYHQHRVVTADAERTAARLLLTRATGVVLRRGLHLLGVSAPETM